A genomic segment from Lignipirellula cremea encodes:
- a CDS encoding peptidylprolyl isomerase, producing the protein MSRRLLYYVLPLPFVLLIFAGAFSSLSLGDEPPAAPASAEPDSPEADSPEAKADDPAKPEVKEPAPAEEPAPAVEPVKPAVEKRPLDPVAAKAAKAAYEAKLSEWRDLLIAMRKFYEDHHLASTDAEAAPHREKWEAAMKQGKKILDELVPLAKTAYQAAPNTDKQITNFLNAMLIDRAGHDDYETAWELADLLLEQGGESPAAYNPAGLAAYTTNHYEAADLLFTQAKQQDVKSEERDKLWPTINYHHGEWAREEKLRAEEAEKNDLPRVKMSTTAGDMVLELFEDQAPQTVANFISLVEDGFYDGLEFHRVLPAFMMQGGDPDSDGTGGPGYFIYDECGREDARMHFRGVISMAHSGNPNTGGSQFFIMFSQAEWLDRKHTVFGRVIEGLDVLSKIQRIDPEDEKAQPKPDAITKATVLRKRDHEYKPTKVQ; encoded by the coding sequence ATGTCGCGACGACTTTTGTACTACGTACTGCCGCTTCCGTTCGTTCTTCTGATTTTCGCCGGGGCCTTCTCCTCCCTGTCCCTCGGCGACGAACCGCCTGCGGCTCCGGCCTCCGCCGAGCCCGACTCTCCCGAAGCCGACTCTCCCGAAGCCAAGGCCGACGATCCGGCAAAGCCGGAGGTCAAGGAACCGGCTCCCGCTGAGGAACCGGCTCCCGCCGTCGAGCCCGTAAAGCCGGCTGTGGAAAAACGGCCTCTGGATCCGGTTGCGGCCAAAGCCGCCAAGGCTGCCTACGAGGCCAAGCTATCCGAGTGGCGCGATCTGTTGATTGCGATGCGAAAGTTCTACGAAGACCACCATCTGGCCTCTACGGATGCCGAGGCCGCTCCCCATCGCGAGAAGTGGGAAGCCGCCATGAAGCAGGGGAAGAAGATCCTTGACGAATTGGTCCCGCTGGCGAAAACTGCTTACCAGGCCGCCCCCAATACCGACAAGCAGATCACCAACTTTCTCAATGCCATGTTGATCGACCGGGCCGGCCACGATGATTACGAAACGGCCTGGGAGCTTGCCGATTTGCTGCTGGAGCAAGGCGGTGAAAGCCCTGCGGCTTACAACCCCGCCGGGCTGGCCGCCTATACGACCAATCACTACGAAGCAGCCGATCTGCTGTTCACCCAGGCAAAACAGCAAGATGTTAAATCCGAAGAACGCGACAAACTCTGGCCGACCATCAATTATCACCACGGCGAGTGGGCCCGCGAGGAAAAACTACGCGCAGAGGAAGCCGAGAAGAACGACCTGCCTCGGGTCAAAATGTCGACTACCGCCGGCGACATGGTGCTGGAACTTTTTGAGGACCAGGCGCCGCAAACGGTGGCCAACTTTATTTCCCTGGTCGAAGATGGTTTTTACGACGGCCTTGAGTTCCATCGCGTTCTGCCTGCCTTTATGATGCAGGGCGGCGACCCCGACAGCGATGGCACCGGCGGCCCAGGTTATTTCATCTACGACGAGTGCGGTCGTGAAGACGCCCGGATGCATTTTCGGGGCGTCATCAGCATGGCGCATTCGGGGAACCCCAATACAGGCGGCTCACAATTCTTTATCATGTTCAGCCAGGCCGAATGGCTCGACCGGAAACATACCGTGTTCGGCCGCGTGATCGAGGGGCTGGATGTGCTGTCCAAAATCCAACGGATTGATCCCGAAGACGAAAAAGCCCAGCCCAAACCCGACGCCATCACCAAGGCGACCGTGTTGCGGAAACGCGACCACGAATACAAACCGACCAAAGTCCAGTAA
- a CDS encoding peptidylprolyl isomerase — translation MSYRIFWSAILLGLCIAPFAAADDPAPSAAAPAADAPADKPADAPADKPADAPADKPADAPAAEAPEDGLTPHEKFVATLSSFNGMKDQAIGLREQIAVAPAAQRQAMIGEYYGLIQRLNDQVGKLKETSLAAYVAQPNEDRLVIRTLLGVLHNSLQSGDAEEAKEIADALVKHDCQEKAAFSLIAETAMHNGDDATALKYFQKAKEADLLSDFAKGYLAELEIRAAEAKADDLPRVKLTTTKGDIVLELFENEAPQTVGNFVNLVEKGFYDGTPFHRVLEGFMAQGGDPEGTGMGGPGYRIKDEYGRPDHRKHYTGAVAMAHSAAENSAGSQFYMTFRPTSQLDGGYTVFGRVMEGMDIVNSLQKRDPNAHPPLPEPDKIVKAEVLRKRDHVYEPTIFARDEPAPDADDKKPEGDDKKPEGDKPADDDKKPEADDDKKPEADDKKPADEEKKPEGDKPAAETEEKAADADKKPAEEEKKPAAVEEKADADKATSDE, via the coding sequence ATGTCTTATCGGATCTTTTGGTCCGCCATCCTGCTTGGCCTGTGCATTGCTCCGTTCGCCGCCGCCGACGACCCGGCCCCCAGCGCCGCTGCCCCGGCCGCGGATGCTCCCGCCGACAAGCCCGCGGATGCCCCGGCCGACAAGCCCGCGGATGCCCCGGCCGACAAGCCCGCTGACGCTCCTGCCGCCGAAGCTCCTGAGGACGGTTTGACGCCGCATGAAAAATTTGTGGCGACGCTGTCCAGCTTTAATGGCATGAAAGACCAGGCGATCGGTCTGCGTGAGCAGATCGCCGTGGCGCCGGCCGCACAGCGTCAGGCCATGATTGGCGAGTATTACGGACTGATCCAGCGTCTTAACGATCAGGTGGGCAAGCTGAAGGAAACGTCGCTGGCGGCCTATGTCGCCCAGCCTAACGAAGACCGGCTGGTCATCCGCACGCTGCTCGGCGTACTGCACAACAGCCTGCAGTCAGGCGACGCGGAAGAGGCGAAAGAAATCGCCGACGCCCTGGTCAAGCACGACTGCCAGGAGAAGGCCGCCTTTAGCCTGATCGCCGAAACGGCCATGCACAATGGCGACGACGCGACGGCCCTCAAGTATTTCCAGAAAGCGAAAGAAGCCGACCTGCTCAGCGACTTCGCCAAAGGCTATCTGGCCGAACTGGAGATCCGAGCCGCCGAAGCCAAAGCCGACGATCTGCCTCGCGTCAAACTGACGACCACCAAAGGCGATATCGTCCTGGAACTGTTTGAAAACGAAGCCCCGCAAACGGTCGGCAACTTCGTCAACCTGGTGGAAAAAGGCTTCTACGACGGCACCCCCTTCCATCGCGTACTGGAAGGTTTCATGGCCCAGGGCGGCGATCCCGAAGGCACTGGCATGGGCGGCCCCGGCTACCGCATCAAAGACGAATACGGCCGTCCCGACCACCGGAAGCATTACACGGGCGCCGTCGCCATGGCCCACAGCGCCGCCGAGAACTCGGCCGGCAGCCAGTTCTACATGACCTTCCGCCCCACCTCGCAGCTCGATGGCGGCTACACTGTTTTCGGCCGAGTGATGGAAGGAATGGACATCGTCAACAGCCTGCAGAAACGGGATCCAAACGCCCACCCGCCGCTGCCGGAACCGGACAAAATCGTGAAAGCCGAAGTCCTCCGCAAACGGGATCACGTCTACGAACCGACCATCTTCGCCCGAGATGAACCGGCCCCCGACGCCGATGACAAAAAGCCCGAAGGCGATGACAAAAAGCCCGAAGGCGACAAGCCGGCGGACGACGACAAGAAGCCGGAAGCGGACGACGACAAGAAGCCAGAAGCGGACGACAAAAAGCCGGCGGACGAAGAGAAGAAACCCGAAGGCGACAAGCCAGCGGCCGAGACCGAAGAAAAGGCAGCCGACGCCGACAAGAAACCGGCGGAGGAAGAGAAGAAGCCCGCCGCCGTCGAGGAAAAGGCCGACGCAGACAAAGCGACGTCGGACGAGTAA
- a CDS encoding nitroreductase family protein yields MTEKHIKHADTDYPVHPLIAQRWSPYAFAPRVVENAKLLSCLEAARWAASSYNEQPWTFLVARREDSTEFQRLLGCLLEANQEWAQHAGVLILTVICPTFSRNGKPNRVAEHDLGLAAGNLSLQAESLGLYVHQMAGVNLQVARQTYSIPETHQPVTAIAIGYAASEEAAPSEELAQRDRQPRQRKPLSEWVFQGGWKNPADLS; encoded by the coding sequence ATGACCGAGAAGCACATCAAACATGCGGATACCGATTACCCGGTGCATCCGCTGATCGCCCAGCGCTGGAGCCCGTATGCGTTTGCACCGCGGGTGGTGGAGAACGCCAAGCTGCTCTCCTGCCTGGAAGCAGCGCGCTGGGCCGCCTCGAGCTATAACGAACAGCCCTGGACTTTTCTGGTGGCCAGACGGGAAGACAGCACCGAGTTCCAGCGTCTCCTGGGCTGCCTGCTGGAAGCGAACCAGGAATGGGCCCAGCATGCGGGCGTGCTCATTCTGACCGTGATCTGCCCGACTTTTTCGCGGAACGGAAAGCCGAACCGCGTCGCGGAGCACGACCTGGGGCTGGCTGCCGGGAATTTAAGCCTGCAGGCCGAATCGCTCGGACTCTATGTACATCAGATGGCAGGCGTGAACCTGCAGGTGGCGCGGCAAACGTATTCCATTCCGGAAACGCATCAGCCCGTCACGGCGATCGCCATTGGATACGCCGCCAGCGAAGAGGCAGCGCCGAGCGAAGAACTGGCCCAGCGGGACCGCCAGCCGCGGCAAAGAAAACCCCTCAGCGAATGGGTCTTCCAGGGCGGCTGGAAAAATCCGGCCGACTTGTCGTAA
- a CDS encoding calmodulin-binding protein: MIRRLLLTMFAAVLLGGYFTAEEAQAQQAGAFGRAWGGDYRTTDWDRFYHYPFIYYPQNFWGNEYYRSSEDLYHRYPAEMRVPVYNKKWHNYYPEGRRYHYGNHFKLDVF; this comes from the coding sequence ATGATACGCCGATTGTTGCTCACAATGTTCGCCGCTGTGCTGCTGGGCGGATACTTTACCGCCGAAGAAGCACAAGCCCAGCAGGCGGGGGCGTTCGGTCGAGCCTGGGGGGGCGATTATCGCACCACGGACTGGGACCGGTTTTACCATTACCCCTTTATTTATTACCCGCAGAACTTCTGGGGCAATGAATATTATCGCAGCAGCGAAGACCTGTACCACCGTTATCCGGCCGAAATGCGCGTGCCGGTGTACAACAAAAAGTGGCACAACTACTACCCCGAAGGCCGCCGTTACCACTACGGCAACCACTTCAAACTGGACGTCTTTTAA
- a CDS encoding SMP-30/gluconolactonase/LRE family protein gives MRSYQSLAILCGLLGTWGSAWGEEPAAPQTWVEAKAYVIPKETAPEGEGYFSIVSGHDGRLYIGTHANAVNSWLVEFAPKTEQMKIVVDCHEAIGVDLKGFGSQAKIHTRNNVGASGKIYFGTKQGYPNKEEVREDYPGGYPMVYDPKTGQTKVYPIPVPHHGINSIAPDESRGVAYISTCSDHRPGPGESAIFLVLDLETGKYQELIDTEHFYGFIVVDYRGRAYHPLLGGDIARYDPETKKLERLKQTIDGKRPTEESRLALTPKPDPINWDISPDGKTLYSNPMRGNSLFAYDLTGEGKTLAGRALGELVPGAAATDCRALCVGPSGTVWAAITEKKKISLCHLASYRPGDKAPHDHGAVAISNPDFTPLTDAAGKTLPFHGGIGEYEGKTTTKHVILGVCEAKNDAVYILALGPYTLLRVPLSELKK, from the coding sequence ATGCGCAGTTATCAAAGTCTGGCTATCCTGTGCGGTCTGCTGGGGACCTGGGGTTCGGCGTGGGGTGAGGAACCGGCTGCCCCACAAACCTGGGTCGAAGCCAAAGCGTATGTGATCCCCAAAGAAACGGCGCCCGAAGGGGAAGGGTATTTCTCGATCGTCAGCGGGCATGATGGGCGGCTGTACATCGGCACCCACGCCAACGCCGTCAATTCCTGGCTGGTCGAGTTCGCCCCCAAAACCGAGCAGATGAAGATCGTGGTCGATTGCCACGAGGCGATCGGCGTCGACCTGAAAGGCTTCGGCTCCCAGGCTAAAATCCATACCCGCAATAACGTGGGCGCCAGCGGCAAAATCTACTTCGGCACCAAGCAGGGCTATCCCAACAAGGAAGAAGTCCGCGAGGACTACCCAGGCGGATACCCCATGGTTTACGACCCGAAAACGGGCCAGACCAAGGTCTATCCGATCCCCGTGCCGCACCATGGGATTAACAGCATCGCCCCCGATGAATCCCGCGGCGTGGCGTACATTTCGACCTGCTCTGACCATCGCCCCGGCCCAGGCGAGAGCGCCATTTTCCTGGTGCTGGATCTGGAAACGGGCAAGTACCAGGAGCTGATCGACACGGAGCATTTCTATGGCTTTATCGTCGTCGATTATCGCGGCCGGGCGTATCATCCGCTGCTGGGCGGCGACATCGCCCGGTACGATCCAGAAACGAAAAAGCTGGAACGTTTGAAGCAGACGATCGACGGCAAACGGCCGACGGAAGAGAGCCGCCTGGCCCTCACGCCGAAACCCGATCCGATCAACTGGGACATCTCGCCCGACGGCAAAACGCTGTACTCCAATCCGATGCGCGGCAACTCGCTGTTCGCGTACGACTTGACCGGCGAAGGAAAAACCTTGGCCGGACGTGCACTGGGCGAGCTGGTTCCGGGCGCCGCGGCGACCGATTGCCGCGCGCTGTGCGTGGGTCCCAGCGGTACGGTCTGGGCCGCCATTACGGAGAAGAAAAAGATCAGCCTGTGCCATCTGGCCAGCTATCGCCCAGGCGACAAAGCCCCGCATGATCACGGCGCGGTCGCCATTTCCAATCCCGACTTCACGCCGCTCACCGACGCGGCCGGCAAAACGCTGCCGTTCCACGGCGGCATTGGCGAGTACGAAGGAAAAACGACCACCAAACACGTGATTCTGGGCGTGTGCGAAGCCAAAAACGACGCCGTTTATATCCTGGCTTTGGGGCCGTACACCCTGCTTCGCGTGCCGTTGTCGGAACTGAAAAAGTAG
- a CDS encoding MFS transporter, whose protein sequence is MVDYQSRPTMVRYLILFTTFLVALVMYLHRYSIVYVQRYLREDLGMDYEQLSYCMSAFSVAYALAQVPSGWFSDRFGARSTLAFYVIAWSCFTALVGLTLGFVMLFLLRAAVGVSQAGGYPTAASLIKRWTPFASRGKASSFVAFGGRMGAAITPILTAYLVIAFVPLGTPATLAERDFLDVDYFAYQIDKARSAPTPGGKQAVAARLYEQFSPHGQETIRVLGARYREKILQQRQESGAEPKYDPRLSRNFNPMPDRVEPLRTELNALLGAGQVYTADDFVELSLDREAISLAALAERTTPQQERLHRLALETVFPESVRKIYGQGWRPVMFLYGGLGIAVAVLFWLVFRERPAEHPWCNRDEQALIEKGQPLPTPTTQARAFPWKKILESRNLWLMATNHFFGNLGWVFLVSWLPRYLDEVHQTPYLERNWLASMPLVFGWVGILVGGWLTDHLTQRFGLRYRTASIVLGRFMAAAAFLSCMYAPNVWFATAAFALIAFSNDLCNPASWAFKQDVGGRYVGAILGWTNMFGNFGAALSPVLLNEIITRFGWSPTFMTGAAAFAIAGFAAVGIDASIPVDDGKDA, encoded by the coding sequence ATGGTCGACTACCAGTCACGGCCGACGATGGTCCGCTACCTGATTCTGTTCACCACTTTTCTAGTGGCGCTGGTGATGTACCTGCACCGGTACAGCATCGTTTATGTGCAGCGTTACCTGCGCGAAGACCTGGGGATGGACTACGAGCAGTTGTCGTATTGCATGTCGGCTTTTTCAGTGGCGTACGCCCTGGCCCAGGTGCCTTCGGGCTGGTTCAGCGATCGTTTTGGGGCCCGGTCCACGCTGGCGTTTTATGTGATTGCGTGGTCCTGCTTCACGGCGCTGGTCGGTCTGACGCTGGGCTTTGTGATGCTGTTCCTGTTGCGGGCGGCCGTCGGCGTCAGCCAGGCGGGCGGGTATCCGACGGCGGCCAGCCTGATCAAACGCTGGACGCCGTTTGCTTCGCGCGGCAAAGCCAGCAGTTTTGTCGCCTTTGGCGGCCGGATGGGCGCTGCGATCACCCCGATTCTGACGGCCTATCTGGTGATTGCGTTTGTGCCGCTGGGCACGCCGGCGACGCTCGCAGAACGCGATTTTCTCGATGTCGATTACTTTGCTTACCAGATCGATAAGGCCCGTTCGGCCCCTACGCCGGGCGGCAAGCAGGCGGTTGCCGCGCGACTGTATGAACAGTTCTCGCCGCATGGCCAGGAAACGATCCGCGTGCTGGGCGCTCGGTACCGGGAGAAAATCCTGCAGCAGCGGCAGGAGTCGGGAGCCGAACCGAAATACGATCCCCGCCTGTCCCGCAACTTCAATCCGATGCCCGACCGGGTAGAGCCGCTGCGGACGGAGCTGAACGCCCTGCTGGGGGCGGGCCAGGTTTACACGGCTGATGACTTCGTCGAGCTGTCGCTGGACCGCGAAGCCATCAGCCTGGCAGCTCTGGCGGAGCGCACGACGCCGCAGCAGGAGCGGCTGCATCGGCTGGCGCTGGAAACCGTCTTTCCCGAATCGGTCCGGAAGATCTACGGCCAGGGTTGGCGGCCTGTCATGTTTTTGTACGGCGGGCTGGGGATCGCCGTCGCCGTGCTGTTCTGGCTTGTCTTCCGGGAGCGGCCGGCCGAGCATCCCTGGTGCAACCGCGATGAGCAAGCGCTGATCGAGAAAGGGCAGCCCCTGCCCACCCCCACCACCCAGGCACGCGCCTTTCCGTGGAAGAAGATCCTGGAAAGTCGTAACCTGTGGTTGATGGCGACGAACCACTTTTTCGGCAATCTGGGCTGGGTGTTCCTGGTTTCCTGGCTGCCGCGTTATCTGGATGAAGTGCATCAAACGCCGTACCTGGAGCGGAACTGGCTGGCTTCGATGCCGCTGGTTTTCGGTTGGGTCGGCATCCTGGTCGGCGGCTGGCTGACGGATCATTTGACGCAGCGTTTCGGCCTGCGCTATCGCACCGCCAGCATTGTCCTGGGGCGATTCATGGCCGCGGCTGCCTTTTTGAGCTGCATGTACGCCCCGAATGTCTGGTTCGCCACGGCTGCCTTTGCGCTCATCGCGTTTTCTAACGACCTGTGCAATCCAGCCAGTTGGGCCTTCAAGCAGGATGTGGGCGGCCGTTACGTCGGCGCTATTCTGGGCTGGACGAACATGTTCGGTAACTTCGGCGCGGCGTTGTCGCCGGTGCTGCTGAACGAGATCATCACCCGTTTCGGCTGGTCGCCCACCTTCATGACCGGGGCGGCCGCCTTTGCGATCGCCGGATTCGCCGCCGTCGGCATCGACGCATCCATCCCCGTCGACGACGGGAAAGACGCATAA
- a CDS encoding DUF1501 domain-containing protein: MTAPSRLTPAGACLADRRQFLGGAAAGLSSIALASLLQDEHLLAAPPQVDWQRPHAARAPHFPAAAKNVLVIFCAGACSQLETYDYKPELIQRDDQPLAGGPAVTFQGPSGNLAKPRYAFRPRGESGKMVSDLIPHLGGLVDDIAFVHSLTSKSNTHGPAENFLSTGFVLDGFPSIGAWVGYALGTENQDLPAFVAIPDPRGVPQASVNNWGPGFLPAVFQGTAFNSSQPIRNLRPPESIGSASDHAARRLLQQFNQEHLERQGGDSSLAARIASYELAARMQLSAPQISDLSREPQHLLTQYGADSKNETKAAFAKNCILARRLIESGVRFVQLFNGAYASGGRLNWDGHQKLREQYDVHGEILDQPAAALFNDLKQRGLLDETLVVWCTEFGRMPMFQKGAQGRDHNPQGFTAWLGGAGVKRGVSYGATDELGFKAVENVLSVHDLNATILHLLGLSHTELTYRHNGVDRRLTDVHGHVIEPILG, from the coding sequence ATGACGGCTCCGTCCCGACTGACTCCCGCCGGCGCCTGCCTGGCCGATCGACGCCAGTTCCTGGGCGGCGCAGCGGCCGGGCTGAGCAGCATCGCCCTCGCTTCCCTGCTGCAGGACGAGCATCTGCTGGCGGCTCCGCCGCAGGTGGACTGGCAGCGACCCCATGCGGCGCGGGCGCCCCACTTTCCCGCGGCGGCCAAGAATGTGCTGGTGATCTTTTGCGCCGGCGCCTGCAGCCAGCTGGAAACGTACGACTACAAGCCGGAACTGATCCAGCGAGACGACCAGCCGCTGGCCGGCGGACCGGCGGTGACGTTCCAGGGGCCGTCGGGCAATCTGGCGAAGCCGCGATATGCGTTTCGCCCCCGCGGCGAGTCCGGCAAGATGGTATCGGACTTGATCCCGCACCTGGGCGGCCTGGTCGATGACATCGCTTTTGTGCATTCGCTGACCAGCAAATCCAACACGCACGGCCCGGCCGAGAACTTCCTGTCCACTGGCTTTGTGCTCGACGGTTTTCCCAGCATCGGGGCCTGGGTCGGCTATGCGCTGGGAACCGAGAACCAGGATCTGCCGGCGTTTGTCGCCATTCCCGATCCCCGCGGCGTGCCGCAGGCCAGCGTCAATAACTGGGGGCCGGGCTTTTTGCCGGCCGTCTTCCAGGGGACCGCCTTCAACAGCAGCCAGCCGATCCGCAACCTGCGTCCGCCTGAGTCCATTGGTTCGGCCAGTGACCACGCGGCCCGCCGACTGCTGCAGCAGTTCAACCAGGAGCATCTCGAGCGGCAGGGCGGTGATAGTTCGCTGGCGGCCCGCATCGCCAGTTATGAACTGGCCGCGCGGATGCAGTTATCGGCGCCGCAGATCAGCGACCTGTCGCGTGAGCCGCAGCACCTCCTCACGCAGTATGGCGCCGATTCAAAGAATGAAACAAAGGCCGCCTTTGCGAAGAACTGTATTCTGGCCCGGCGACTGATCGAGTCGGGTGTGCGGTTCGTGCAGTTGTTCAACGGCGCCTATGCCAGCGGCGGGCGTTTGAACTGGGACGGCCATCAAAAGCTGCGAGAGCAGTACGACGTGCATGGCGAGATTCTCGATCAGCCGGCCGCCGCCCTGTTTAACGACCTGAAACAGCGGGGCCTGCTCGACGAAACGCTTGTCGTCTGGTGCACCGAGTTCGGCCGCATGCCCATGTTCCAGAAAGGGGCGCAAGGCCGCGACCATAACCCGCAAGGCTTCACCGCCTGGCTGGGCGGGGCCGGCGTGAAACGGGGCGTCAGTTATGGAGCGACCGATGAGCTGGGCTTCAAGGCGGTGGAGAATGTTCTCTCCGTGCATGACCTGAACGCCACGATCCTGCATCTGCTGGGCCTGAGTCATACCGAACTGACGTACCGCCACAACGGCGTCGACCGTCGCCTGACCGACGTCCACGGCCATGTGATCGAGCCGATCCTGGGGTAA
- a CDS encoding thiolase family protein, protein MSSEVLILSAVRTPIGSFQGALSTVPAPQLGAIAIAAAVARAGVDPAALDEAIMGNVISAGLGQNPARQAAIGAGLPDSVGALTINKVCGSGLKAVMLAAQAIRLGDADQIVAGGMENMSLAPYLLPQARSGYRMGDGQLIDAMIRDGLWDCYGGKHMGVYGDQCGARYDFSRTAQDDFAVRSYERARQAIADGLFQEEITPVEVSTRKGSVKVEQDEEPFRFEEEKLRRLKPAFSETGTITAGNASTINDGAAAIVLASAGVRDALGAEPLGRVAGAATFSGEPQWFTTAPIGALSRLLDKLNWSVADVDLFEVNEAFAVVAMAAEKELAIPAEKLNVHGGAVALGHPIGCSGARILVTLLHALKQRGGRRGVACLCIGGGEAVAVGVER, encoded by the coding sequence ATGTCGTCTGAAGTGTTGATTTTATCGGCGGTGCGGACTCCGATCGGTTCGTTCCAGGGAGCGCTGTCCACGGTTCCCGCACCGCAACTGGGAGCGATCGCCATCGCTGCGGCCGTGGCCCGGGCGGGAGTAGATCCGGCCGCGCTCGACGAAGCGATTATGGGAAACGTCATTAGCGCGGGCCTGGGCCAGAACCCGGCTCGCCAGGCGGCGATTGGCGCCGGTCTGCCGGACTCGGTCGGCGCTCTGACCATCAACAAGGTCTGCGGATCGGGGCTCAAGGCCGTCATGCTGGCCGCCCAGGCCATTCGACTGGGCGACGCCGACCAGATCGTCGCCGGCGGCATGGAGAACATGAGCCTGGCGCCCTATCTTCTGCCGCAAGCCCGTAGCGGCTACCGCATGGGCGACGGCCAGCTGATCGACGCAATGATCCGCGACGGCCTGTGGGATTGCTACGGCGGCAAGCACATGGGCGTCTACGGCGACCAGTGCGGCGCCAGGTACGATTTCAGCCGGACCGCGCAGGACGACTTCGCCGTGCGGAGTTACGAACGGGCCCGCCAGGCGATCGCCGACGGACTGTTCCAGGAGGAGATCACCCCGGTCGAGGTCAGCACCCGCAAAGGCTCTGTAAAGGTCGAGCAGGACGAAGAGCCGTTCCGTTTTGAGGAAGAGAAGCTCCGCCGGCTGAAACCGGCGTTCAGCGAGACGGGAACGATCACCGCCGGGAACGCCTCGACCATCAACGACGGCGCCGCCGCGATCGTGCTGGCCTCCGCCGGCGTGCGCGACGCTTTGGGCGCCGAGCCGCTGGGCCGCGTGGCGGGAGCCGCCACCTTCAGTGGCGAGCCGCAGTGGTTCACGACCGCTCCCATCGGCGCGCTATCCCGCCTGCTGGACAAGCTAAACTGGAGCGTGGCCGATGTGGACCTGTTTGAGGTCAACGAGGCCTTTGCCGTCGTCGCCATGGCGGCCGAAAAAGAGCTGGCGATCCCGGCCGAAAAACTCAACGTCCACGGCGGCGCCGTGGCGCTGGGCCATCCGATCGGCTGCAGTGGCGCCCGGATCCTGGTCACCCTGCTGCACGCTCTGAAGCAGCGGGGCGGTCGCCGCGGCGTTGCCTGTCTGTGCATCGGCGGCGGTGAAGCAGTCGCTGTCGGCGTGGAGCGGTAA
- a CDS encoding DUF4198 domain-containing protein, whose amino-acid sequence MLFLFRCCSPLLILALLAAPAQAHYLWTILETKGGQTVANVYFEESPNPGDGGYLDPIAASGKTWIRTVKEPTPKLLAMEEAVKPGKRWLSAPVSAKAPRGLESTGTYGVYPYGDTMVLLHYYARYLDTDDQNAVDDLAVAEQLMLDIRPHFTLKGLELEVIWKGEPAAKRPIYVKGFSGRKTLTTDENGRAFFPFDKAGRHLLRTYVELDEGGTHDGKEFEKIRHHATMTVELPAAQ is encoded by the coding sequence ATGCTGTTTCTCTTCCGCTGCTGCAGTCCACTCCTTATCCTGGCGCTGCTTGCCGCCCCCGCCCAGGCCCATTACCTGTGGACCATCCTGGAAACCAAAGGCGGCCAGACCGTCGCCAATGTTTACTTTGAAGAAAGCCCCAACCCGGGCGACGGGGGCTATCTGGATCCGATCGCCGCCAGCGGCAAAACGTGGATTCGCACCGTGAAAGAACCGACCCCAAAGCTGCTGGCGATGGAAGAAGCCGTCAAGCCGGGCAAACGCTGGCTCTCGGCCCCCGTTTCCGCCAAGGCGCCTCGCGGACTGGAATCGACCGGAACTTATGGCGTCTATCCGTACGGCGACACCATGGTCCTGCTGCACTACTACGCTCGTTACCTGGATACCGACGACCAGAATGCAGTCGACGATCTGGCCGTCGCCGAACAGCTGATGCTTGATATCCGGCCGCACTTTACGCTGAAGGGACTGGAACTTGAGGTCATCTGGAAGGGCGAACCGGCCGCCAAACGGCCCATTTATGTCAAAGGTTTCAGTGGTCGCAAAACGCTCACCACCGACGAAAACGGCCGCGCGTTTTTCCCCTTCGACAAGGCCGGCCGCCATCTGCTACGGACCTACGTGGAACTGGACGAAGGCGGAACCCACGACGGCAAAGAGTTCGAGAAAATTCGCCACCACGCGACCATGACCGTCGAACTACCGGCAGCCCAGTAG